Proteins from one Balaenoptera musculus isolate JJ_BM4_2016_0621 chromosome 7, mBalMus1.pri.v3, whole genome shotgun sequence genomic window:
- the PASK gene encoding PAS domain-containing serine/threonine-protein kinase isoform X3: MEDRGSMASEEDRRGQGGSLSLPAPPEGPAAQIASEPSKARSLAHRQPCRRNGLSKLCQSRTALSGDRWSSYCLSSLAAQNICTSQLHCLAAPEQADLAGSLGSTSCCSLLRGLSSGWSTPPLPAPVCNPSKAVFTVDAKTTEILVASDRACRLLGYSSHDLIGQKLTQFFLKPESDVVQALSEEHVEADGHAAVVFGTVVDVVSRSGEQIPVSVWMKRVKQEHSLCCVVVLEPVERVSAWVAFQSDGTVTSCDGLFAQLHGFTSGEEVVGQRITDLIPAVQLPPPGERIPKNLKIQRSVGRAKDGTTFPLSLKLNSKPGNAEAADGKAAPDQGYSASIWVFSTISGLITLLPDGTIYGINHSFALMLFGYGKDELLGKNITFLIPAFYHYMDLACDSSFLLPDVANCLDVGSHSGPGETTGDAQHTAEDLRVNTETPKPVESQAAPPRAQVPADAGGRLAFSLPALPTLGVDSVPAGSRPAHSEHSLSKDRQNVPEGSPPAQEQSLPEGQRNMPGGCPSAPGQRSSPEDQQSTVLEKERLATAESLRQDLLGGNRSGPVNTKPCASHEDSETPVPSADGTSGAARGGLYQETQLGRRGLSGASDSNHRADGTKARPHTAGQPAGQALPVRGPGFEGEWRAQRGSPDSAPSPSGTVQPLLSTPPLAEPWLGTCLIKEQVCASSFAGPWGVSYAEQPLPSAPASLCDLGGTDAHGGRSGSSSACYALATDLPGAPEAAEAREAGENSFSWNLKELVFSEWTDRTSSNCSCATSELGGTRSPSLGVSDVDVSGLRRQRSEVLDHRELSLLTGAYFSLGGDRRSREGGLELDGTEPSHTCLASSEHDDLDESPDRVPPVSGAGPVDASPLEAPRLSLQATSTPVRADGPAPLGAADLQPEIQEGAYAGSCYHRDGSQLGVQFEVKRVALQGSSALFCCWLVKDLLHGHLASAPRTRLFLSSLPSSAHSTCELSGAGLGQVLASKPWFEEPPEALELERLAACEGAYSRKYSTLSPIGSGAFGFVWTAVDQEANKEVVVKFIKKEKVLEDCWIEDPTLGKVTSEIAILCRVEHANIIKVLDVFENQGFFQLVMEKHGSGLDLFAFIDRHPSLDEPLASYIFRQLVSAVGYLRSKSIIHRDIKDENIVIAEDFTIKLIDFGSAAYLERGKLFYTFCGTIEYCAPEVLMGNPYKGPELEMWSMGVALYTLIFEENPFCELEETLEAAINPPYLVSEEATDISHRPS, encoded by the exons ATGGAGGACAGAGGCTCCATGGCCTCAGAAGAGGACCGCCGGGGCCAGGGCGGGAGCCTCTCCCTGCCAGCGCCGCCGGAGGGCCCTGCCGCGCAGATCGCCTCTGAGCCCAGCAAGGCCCGGTCTTTGGCCCACAGGCAGCCGTGCAGAAGGAACGGGCTGTCGAAGCTCTGCCAGAGCAGGACGGCGCTGTCCG GAGACAGATGGAGCTCCTACTGTTTGTCGTCATTGGCTGCCCAAAATATTTGCACAAGCCAGTTGCACTGCCTGGCGGCGCCTGAGCAGGCGGACCTGGCAGGGTCCCTGGGCAGCACGTCCTGCTGTTCCCTGCTGCGGGGCTTGTCCTCAGGGTGGTCCACACCTCCGCTCCCGGCCCCTGTGTGCAACCCCAGCAAGGCCGTGTTCACCGTGGACGCCAAGACCACAGAG ATCCTGGTGGCCAGCGACAGAGCCTGCCGGCTCCTGGGGTACAGCAGCCACGACCTGATTGGCCAGAAGCTCACACAGTTCTTCCTGAAGCCGGAGTCCGACGTGGTGCAGGCCCTCAGTGAGGAGCACGTGGAGGCCGACGGCCACGCCGCCGTCGTGTTCGGCACGGTG gtgGACGTCGTGAGCCGCAGTGGGGAGCAGATCCCAGTCTCTGTGTGGATGAAGAGGGTGAAGCAGGAGCACAGCCTCTGCTGCGTGGTCGTGCTGGAGCCCGTGGAGAGGGTCTCGGCCTGGGTGGCTTTCCAGAGCGAC GGAACCGTGACGTCCTGTGACGGTCTCTTTGCCCAGCTGCACGGATTCACATCTGGGGAGGAGGTGGTCGGGCAGCGCATCACAGACCTTATCCCTGCTGTGCAGCTCCCGCCGCCCGGCGAGCGCATCCCCAAG AATCTCAAGATTCAGAGGTCTGTTGGAAGAGCCAAGGATGGCACCACCTTCCCTCTGAGCTTAAAGCTGAACTCTAAACCCGGCAACGCGGAGGCAGCGGACGGCAAGGCGGCCCCTGACCAGGGCTACTCGGCATCCATCTGGGTGTTCTCCACCATCAGTGGGCTCATCACCCTCCTGCCGGACGGGACCATCTACGGCATCAACCACAGCTTTGCTCTGATGCTGTTTGGTTATGGAAAGGATGAGCTCCTGGGCAAG AACATCACTTTCCTGATTCCTGCTTTCTACCACTACATGGACCTTGCCTGTGACAGTTCCTTTCTGCTGCCGGACGTGGCCAACTGCCTGGACGTTGGCAGTCACAGTGGGCCTGGGGAGACCACCGGGGACGCCCAGCACACAGCCGAGG ATCTAAGGGTGAACACCGAGACCCCAAAGCCAGTGGAGAGCCAGGCCGCCCCCCCCAGGGCCCAGGTTCCTGCGGACGCCGGAGGCCGCCTCGCCTTCTCCCTCCCGGCGCTGCCCACTCTGGG GGTGGACAGCGTCCCAGCAGGAAGCCGGCCAGCCCACAGCGAACACTCATTATCCAAGGACCGGCAGAACGTGCCAGAAGGAAGCCCGCCAGCCCAGGAACAGTCACTGCCCGAGGGCCAGCGAAACATGCCAGGTGGATGCCCGTCAGCCCCTGGCCAACGGTCGTCGCCAGAGGACCAGCAGAGCACTGTCTTAGAGAAAGAGCGGCTGGCAACAGCAGAGAGCCTCAGGCAGGACCTGCTGGGAGGAAACAGGTCTGGGCCAGTGAACACAAAACCATGTGCTTCCCATGAAGATTCTGAAACACCAGTGCCAAGTGCAGATGGGACCAGTGGTGCTGCAAGGGGTGGCCTGTATCAGGAGACACAGCTGGGGCGGAGGGGCTTGAGTGGTGCCAGCGATTCAAACCACAGGGCTGATGGCACCAAGGCCAGGCCCCACACTGCAGGTCAGCCGGCAGGGCAGGCCCTCCCGGTGCGCGGCCCTGGATTCGAGGGAGAGTGGCGCGCCCAGCGGGGAAGCCCGGACTCGGCCCCCAGCCCCTCGGGGACGGTGCAGCCCTTGCTCTCGACGCCTCCTTTGGCTGAGCCGTGGCTGGGGACGTGCTTGATTAAGGAGCAGGTGTGCGCATCGAGCTTCGCGGGGCCTTGGGGTGTCTCCTACGCCGAGCAGCCCCTGCCCTCCGCCCCTGCGTCCTTGTGTGACTTGGGAGGCACAGACGCACACGGCGGCCGCTCGGGCAGCTCCTCGGCCTGCTACGCCCTTGCCACTGACCTGCCCGGTGCCCCGGAGGCCGCGGAGGCCCGGGAGGCTGGCGAGAATTCGTTTTCCTGGAACCTCAAGGAACTCGTTTTCAGTGAATGGACAGACCGAACTTCTTCAAACTGTTCCTGCGCTACGTCTGAGCTCGGGGGGACCCGCTCCCCTTCACTGGGGGTCTCTGATGTGGATGTGAGTGGTTTGCGCAGGCAGAGGTCAGAAGTCCTGGACCACCGGGAGCTGTCGCTGCTGACCGGCGCCTACTTCAGTCTGGGTGGAGACCGGCGGTCCCGCGAGGGTGGTCTGGAACTGGATGGAACCGAACCATCACACACGTGCTTGGCGTCCTCCGAACACGATGACCTGGATGAGAGCCCGGACCGCGTCCCTCCTGTGTCGGGAGCCGGCCCCGTGGACGCGTCCCCGCTAGAGGCACCCAGGCTGAGCCTCCAGGCCACCTCCACGCCTGTGAGAGCAGACGGCCCTGCGCCGCTGGGGGCCGCCGACCTGCAGCCTGAGATCCAGGAGGGCGCCTACGCGGGGAGCTGTTACCACCGAGACGGCTCGCAGCTGG gtGTGCAGTTTGAAGTGAAGCGGGTGGCGCTCCAGGGCTCGTCCGCCCTGTTCTGCTGCTGGCTGGTGAAGGACCTGCTGCACGGTCACCTGGCCTCGGCCCCGCGGACCCGCCTGTTCCTGAGCAGCCTGCCCAGCTCCGCCCACTCCACCTGCGAGCTGTCTGGAGCCGGCCTGGGGCAG GTGCTCGCGAGCAAACCCTGGTTTGAGGAGCCCCCCGAGGCCCTGGAGCTGGAGAGGCTGGCGGCCTGCGAGGGCGCGTACTCCCGCAAGTACAGCACGCTCAGCCCCATCGGCAGCGGGGCCTTCGGCTTCGTGTGGACGGCGGTGGACCAGGAAGCGAATAAGGAG GTGGTGGTGAAGTTTATTAAGAAGGAGAAGGTTTTGGAGGATTGTTGGATTGAGGATCCCACACTTGGGAAAGTGACTTCAGAGATTGCCATCCTGTGCAGGGTGGAGCACGCCAACATCATCAAG GTACTGGATGTATTTGAAAACCAAGGGTTCTTCCAGCTGGTCATGGAGAAGCACGGCTCCGGCCTGGACCTCTTTGCATTCATCGACCGCCATCCCAGCCTCGATGAGCCCCTGGCGAGCTACATCTTCCGACAG CTGGTGTCAGCAGTGGGATACCTGCGCTCCAAGAGCATCATTCATCGGGACATCAAGGACGAGAACATCGTGATTGCTGAGGACTTTACAATCAAGCTCATAGACTTCGGCTCGGCTGCCTACCTGGAGAGGGGCAAGCTGTTCTATACCTTCTGTGGGACAATTGAGTACTGCGCACCCGAAGTCCTCATGGGAAACCC TTACAAGGGGCCGGAGCTGGAGATGTGGTCGATGGGCGTCGCGCTGTACACGCTGATCTTCGAGGAGAACCCCTTCTGCGAGCTGGAGGAGACCTTGGAGGCCGCGATAAACCCCCCGTACCTGGTGTCGGAAG AGGCAACAGACATCTCCCACAGGCCCTCCTGA
- the PASK gene encoding PAS domain-containing serine/threonine-protein kinase isoform X1 translates to MEDRGSMASEEDRRGQGGSLSLPAPPEGPAAQIASEPSKARSLAHRQPCRRNGLSKLCQSRTALSGDRWSSYCLSSLAAQNICTSQLHCLAAPEQADLAGSLGSTSCCSLLRGLSSGWSTPPLPAPVCNPSKAVFTVDAKTTEILVASDRACRLLGYSSHDLIGQKLTQFFLKPESDVVQALSEEHVEADGHAAVVFGTVVDVVSRSGEQIPVSVWMKRVKQEHSLCCVVVLEPVERVSAWVAFQSDGTVTSCDGLFAQLHGFTSGEEVVGQRITDLIPAVQLPPPGERIPKNLKIQRSVGRAKDGTTFPLSLKLNSKPGNAEAADGKAAPDQGYSASIWVFSTISGLITLLPDGTIYGINHSFALMLFGYGKDELLGKNITFLIPAFYHYMDLACDSSFLLPDVANCLDVGSHSGPGETTGDAQHTAEDLRVNTETPKPVESQAAPPRAQVPADAGGRLAFSLPALPTLGVDSVPAGSRPAHSEHSLSKDRQNVPEGSPPAQEQSLPEGQRNMPGGCPSAPGQRSSPEDQQSTVLEKERLATAESLRQDLLGGNRSGPVNTKPCASHEDSETPVPSADGTSGAARGGLYQETQLGRRGLSGASDSNHRADGTKARPHTAGQPAGQALPVRGPGFEGEWRAQRGSPDSAPSPSGTVQPLLSTPPLAEPWLGTCLIKEQVCASSFAGPWGVSYAEQPLPSAPASLCDLGGTDAHGGRSGSSSACYALATDLPGAPEAAEAREAGENSFSWNLKELVFSEWTDRTSSNCSCATSELGGTRSPSLGVSDVDVSGLRRQRSEVLDHRELSLLTGAYFSLGGDRRSREGGLELDGTEPSHTCLASSEHDDLDESPDRVPPVSGAGPVDASPLEAPRLSLQATSTPVRADGPAPLGAADLQPEIQEGAYAGSCYHRDGSQLGVQFEVKRVALQGSSALFCCWLVKDLLHGHLASAPRTRLFLSSLPSSAHSTCELSGAGLGQVLASKPWFEEPPEALELERLAACEGAYSRKYSTLSPIGSGAFGFVWTAVDQEANKEVVVKFIKKEKVLEDCWIEDPTLGKVTSEIAILCRVEHANIIKVLDVFENQGFFQLVMEKHGSGLDLFAFIDRHPSLDEPLASYIFRQLVSAVGYLRSKSIIHRDIKDENIVIAEDFTIKLIDFGSAAYLERGKLFYTFCGTIEYCAPEVLMGNPYKGPELEMWSMGVALYTLIFEENPFCELEETLEAAINPPYLVSEDLMNLMSGLLQPVPEQRTTLEKLVTDPWVTQPVNLADYTWEEVCRLNKPESGVLSTVSLELEGRSPSAVARAPELRRASCARAGP, encoded by the exons ATGGAGGACAGAGGCTCCATGGCCTCAGAAGAGGACCGCCGGGGCCAGGGCGGGAGCCTCTCCCTGCCAGCGCCGCCGGAGGGCCCTGCCGCGCAGATCGCCTCTGAGCCCAGCAAGGCCCGGTCTTTGGCCCACAGGCAGCCGTGCAGAAGGAACGGGCTGTCGAAGCTCTGCCAGAGCAGGACGGCGCTGTCCG GAGACAGATGGAGCTCCTACTGTTTGTCGTCATTGGCTGCCCAAAATATTTGCACAAGCCAGTTGCACTGCCTGGCGGCGCCTGAGCAGGCGGACCTGGCAGGGTCCCTGGGCAGCACGTCCTGCTGTTCCCTGCTGCGGGGCTTGTCCTCAGGGTGGTCCACACCTCCGCTCCCGGCCCCTGTGTGCAACCCCAGCAAGGCCGTGTTCACCGTGGACGCCAAGACCACAGAG ATCCTGGTGGCCAGCGACAGAGCCTGCCGGCTCCTGGGGTACAGCAGCCACGACCTGATTGGCCAGAAGCTCACACAGTTCTTCCTGAAGCCGGAGTCCGACGTGGTGCAGGCCCTCAGTGAGGAGCACGTGGAGGCCGACGGCCACGCCGCCGTCGTGTTCGGCACGGTG gtgGACGTCGTGAGCCGCAGTGGGGAGCAGATCCCAGTCTCTGTGTGGATGAAGAGGGTGAAGCAGGAGCACAGCCTCTGCTGCGTGGTCGTGCTGGAGCCCGTGGAGAGGGTCTCGGCCTGGGTGGCTTTCCAGAGCGAC GGAACCGTGACGTCCTGTGACGGTCTCTTTGCCCAGCTGCACGGATTCACATCTGGGGAGGAGGTGGTCGGGCAGCGCATCACAGACCTTATCCCTGCTGTGCAGCTCCCGCCGCCCGGCGAGCGCATCCCCAAG AATCTCAAGATTCAGAGGTCTGTTGGAAGAGCCAAGGATGGCACCACCTTCCCTCTGAGCTTAAAGCTGAACTCTAAACCCGGCAACGCGGAGGCAGCGGACGGCAAGGCGGCCCCTGACCAGGGCTACTCGGCATCCATCTGGGTGTTCTCCACCATCAGTGGGCTCATCACCCTCCTGCCGGACGGGACCATCTACGGCATCAACCACAGCTTTGCTCTGATGCTGTTTGGTTATGGAAAGGATGAGCTCCTGGGCAAG AACATCACTTTCCTGATTCCTGCTTTCTACCACTACATGGACCTTGCCTGTGACAGTTCCTTTCTGCTGCCGGACGTGGCCAACTGCCTGGACGTTGGCAGTCACAGTGGGCCTGGGGAGACCACCGGGGACGCCCAGCACACAGCCGAGG ATCTAAGGGTGAACACCGAGACCCCAAAGCCAGTGGAGAGCCAGGCCGCCCCCCCCAGGGCCCAGGTTCCTGCGGACGCCGGAGGCCGCCTCGCCTTCTCCCTCCCGGCGCTGCCCACTCTGGG GGTGGACAGCGTCCCAGCAGGAAGCCGGCCAGCCCACAGCGAACACTCATTATCCAAGGACCGGCAGAACGTGCCAGAAGGAAGCCCGCCAGCCCAGGAACAGTCACTGCCCGAGGGCCAGCGAAACATGCCAGGTGGATGCCCGTCAGCCCCTGGCCAACGGTCGTCGCCAGAGGACCAGCAGAGCACTGTCTTAGAGAAAGAGCGGCTGGCAACAGCAGAGAGCCTCAGGCAGGACCTGCTGGGAGGAAACAGGTCTGGGCCAGTGAACACAAAACCATGTGCTTCCCATGAAGATTCTGAAACACCAGTGCCAAGTGCAGATGGGACCAGTGGTGCTGCAAGGGGTGGCCTGTATCAGGAGACACAGCTGGGGCGGAGGGGCTTGAGTGGTGCCAGCGATTCAAACCACAGGGCTGATGGCACCAAGGCCAGGCCCCACACTGCAGGTCAGCCGGCAGGGCAGGCCCTCCCGGTGCGCGGCCCTGGATTCGAGGGAGAGTGGCGCGCCCAGCGGGGAAGCCCGGACTCGGCCCCCAGCCCCTCGGGGACGGTGCAGCCCTTGCTCTCGACGCCTCCTTTGGCTGAGCCGTGGCTGGGGACGTGCTTGATTAAGGAGCAGGTGTGCGCATCGAGCTTCGCGGGGCCTTGGGGTGTCTCCTACGCCGAGCAGCCCCTGCCCTCCGCCCCTGCGTCCTTGTGTGACTTGGGAGGCACAGACGCACACGGCGGCCGCTCGGGCAGCTCCTCGGCCTGCTACGCCCTTGCCACTGACCTGCCCGGTGCCCCGGAGGCCGCGGAGGCCCGGGAGGCTGGCGAGAATTCGTTTTCCTGGAACCTCAAGGAACTCGTTTTCAGTGAATGGACAGACCGAACTTCTTCAAACTGTTCCTGCGCTACGTCTGAGCTCGGGGGGACCCGCTCCCCTTCACTGGGGGTCTCTGATGTGGATGTGAGTGGTTTGCGCAGGCAGAGGTCAGAAGTCCTGGACCACCGGGAGCTGTCGCTGCTGACCGGCGCCTACTTCAGTCTGGGTGGAGACCGGCGGTCCCGCGAGGGTGGTCTGGAACTGGATGGAACCGAACCATCACACACGTGCTTGGCGTCCTCCGAACACGATGACCTGGATGAGAGCCCGGACCGCGTCCCTCCTGTGTCGGGAGCCGGCCCCGTGGACGCGTCCCCGCTAGAGGCACCCAGGCTGAGCCTCCAGGCCACCTCCACGCCTGTGAGAGCAGACGGCCCTGCGCCGCTGGGGGCCGCCGACCTGCAGCCTGAGATCCAGGAGGGCGCCTACGCGGGGAGCTGTTACCACCGAGACGGCTCGCAGCTGG gtGTGCAGTTTGAAGTGAAGCGGGTGGCGCTCCAGGGCTCGTCCGCCCTGTTCTGCTGCTGGCTGGTGAAGGACCTGCTGCACGGTCACCTGGCCTCGGCCCCGCGGACCCGCCTGTTCCTGAGCAGCCTGCCCAGCTCCGCCCACTCCACCTGCGAGCTGTCTGGAGCCGGCCTGGGGCAG GTGCTCGCGAGCAAACCCTGGTTTGAGGAGCCCCCCGAGGCCCTGGAGCTGGAGAGGCTGGCGGCCTGCGAGGGCGCGTACTCCCGCAAGTACAGCACGCTCAGCCCCATCGGCAGCGGGGCCTTCGGCTTCGTGTGGACGGCGGTGGACCAGGAAGCGAATAAGGAG GTGGTGGTGAAGTTTATTAAGAAGGAGAAGGTTTTGGAGGATTGTTGGATTGAGGATCCCACACTTGGGAAAGTGACTTCAGAGATTGCCATCCTGTGCAGGGTGGAGCACGCCAACATCATCAAG GTACTGGATGTATTTGAAAACCAAGGGTTCTTCCAGCTGGTCATGGAGAAGCACGGCTCCGGCCTGGACCTCTTTGCATTCATCGACCGCCATCCCAGCCTCGATGAGCCCCTGGCGAGCTACATCTTCCGACAG CTGGTGTCAGCAGTGGGATACCTGCGCTCCAAGAGCATCATTCATCGGGACATCAAGGACGAGAACATCGTGATTGCTGAGGACTTTACAATCAAGCTCATAGACTTCGGCTCGGCTGCCTACCTGGAGAGGGGCAAGCTGTTCTATACCTTCTGTGGGACAATTGAGTACTGCGCACCCGAAGTCCTCATGGGAAACCC TTACAAGGGGCCGGAGCTGGAGATGTGGTCGATGGGCGTCGCGCTGTACACGCTGATCTTCGAGGAGAACCCCTTCTGCGAGCTGGAGGAGACCTTGGAGGCCGCGATAAACCCCCCGTACCTGGTGTCGGAAG ATCTCATGAACCTCATGTCTGGGCTGCTACAGCCTGTCCCCGAGCAGCGCACCACCTTGGAGAAGCTGGTGACAGACCCCTGGGTGACGCAGCCTGTGAACCTGGCTGACTATACCTGGGAAGAGGTGTGTCGACTAAACAAGCCAG agagCGGAGTTCTGTCCACTGTCAGTCTGGAGCTGGAGGGCAGGAGCCCAAGTGCAGTGGCTCGGGCCCCGGAGCTGCGCAGGGCTTCATGTGCGAGGGCAGGCCCCTAA